The Lacrimispora xylanolytica genome has a segment encoding these proteins:
- a CDS encoding DUF1858 domain-containing protein, whose translation MITKEMTIGEVLRMNPASAEVLMSCGMHCLGCPSSQMESLEEACMVHGLDADGLIEKLNNI comes from the coding sequence ATGATAACAAAGGAAATGACAATCGGAGAAGTTTTAAGAATGAACCCTGCTTCTGCAGAAGTATTAATGAGCTGTGGGATGCACTGCCTTGGCTGCCCTTCTTCCCAGATGGAATCTTTGGAAGAGGCCTGCATGGTCCATGGACTTGACGCAGACGGCTTAATCGAAAAACTGAACAATATCTAA
- a CDS encoding hemerythrin domain-containing protein: protein MYGIDLLMKEHENILDFTAFLRKICAGILNGEPVDGKLLRECVDFGRNYADKHHHGKEEKILFQFMLDNMGPVAEKLIRNGMLVEHDFGRLYLSELEKAVEEYEKNPLDDYKLDIISNAVGYGALLKRHIDKEDEVVYTFAARALTEEHKKAVDEQTESFEKQADGDGVRDHYLNWLHEKLNQQ, encoded by the coding sequence ATGTACGGAATTGACTTATTAATGAAAGAGCATGAAAACATTCTTGATTTTACTGCTTTTTTAAGAAAAATATGTGCCGGTATCTTAAACGGAGAACCTGTAGACGGCAAGCTTTTAAGAGAATGCGTTGATTTTGGTAGAAATTACGCGGACAAGCATCACCATGGAAAGGAAGAAAAAATCCTCTTTCAGTTCATGCTTGACAATATGGGCCCGGTTGCAGAGAAATTAATCCGCAATGGTATGCTGGTTGAACATGATTTTGGAAGACTCTATCTTTCTGAGCTGGAAAAAGCAGTTGAGGAATATGAGAAGAACCCCCTTGATGACTACAAGCTGGATATCATTTCCAATGCAGTTGGTTACGGCGCCTTATTAAAGCGCCATATAGATAAAGAGGATGAAGTGGTTTATACCTTTGCGGCACGTGCCCTTACCGAAGAGCATAAAAAAGCAGTGGATGAACAAACAGAATCTTTTGAGAAACAGGCAGACGGAGATGGAGTCCGGGATCATTACTTAAACTGGCTCCATGAGAAGTTAAATCAGCAATAA
- a CDS encoding hemerythrin domain-containing protein, producing the protein MELKHYMDQHERILEELNVLKALCKKRDLEQEAAEIALHINSLAGKLKIHLSSEDQYLYPSFLQSNDNKLVTMANEYQKEMGNLMSVFTEFKEGFNTKFKIMAEKDRFYIEADKIIRAIEMRMQKEENGLYRLVK; encoded by the coding sequence ATGGAATTAAAGCATTATATGGATCAGCATGAGCGGATCTTGGAAGAACTTAACGTATTAAAAGCACTCTGTAAGAAACGGGATTTAGAGCAGGAAGCGGCGGAAATTGCACTTCATATCAACAGTCTGGCGGGTAAGCTTAAAATACACTTATCCTCAGAGGACCAGTATCTGTATCCTTCCTTTCTTCAGTCCAACGATAATAAGCTGGTTACCATGGCAAACGAATACCAGAAAGAAATGGGAAATCTTATGTCTGTTTTTACAGAGTTCAAAGAAGGCTTCAATACAAAGTTTAAAATCATGGCAGAAAAAGATCGTTTTTACATAGAAGCGGATAAAATTATAAGAGCCATCGAGATGCGTATGCAGAAAGAAGAGAATGGTTTATATCGTTTGGTGAAATAG
- a CDS encoding GNAT family N-acetyltransferase, whose translation MQTTYETEQLILRTSDVSIINPILDYQLRNKDFLQIWEPIRSDEYYSKEFQEKELIADSCNQNALRLWIFKKEEPNKVIGCIAFTGISRGAFQSCFLGYKLDEKEINRGYMTEALRRGIQIIFEDYGLHRIEASIMPRNQRSIKVTEKLGFVNEGLSRRYLKINGVWEDHIHMVLLNEDMD comes from the coding sequence ATGCAAACTACTTATGAAACAGAACAATTAATACTTCGCACCTCAGATGTCTCTATCATAAATCCTATTCTTGATTATCAATTAAGAAATAAGGATTTTTTACAGATATGGGAACCAATAAGAAGTGACGAATATTATTCGAAGGAATTTCAGGAAAAAGAATTAATTGCCGATTCCTGTAATCAGAACGCTTTAAGGCTATGGATTTTCAAGAAAGAGGAACCAAACAAAGTCATTGGCTGCATTGCCTTTACAGGCATCTCAAGAGGTGCATTTCAGTCATGTTTCTTAGGTTATAAGCTTGATGAGAAGGAGATCAATCGTGGGTATATGACAGAAGCATTAAGACGGGGAATACAAATTATATTTGAAGACTACGGACTGCACCGAATTGAAGCAAGTATAATGCCGCGGAATCAAAGGTCTATAAAAGTGACGGAAAAGCTGGGTTTTGTTAATGAAGGGCTGTCACGCCGGTATTTGAAGATTAATGGTGTTTGGGAAGACCACATTCATATGGTATTATTAAATGAAGATATGGATTAA
- a CDS encoding metal-sensing transcriptional repressor produces the protein MEEDKTYHTHVSEDGTEYTHSHHGHTHTHKNTKVVENRLSRAIGHLESVKRMVSEGRDCSEVLIQLSAVISALNNTGKVILKDHIENCIVDAVESGDKKAIDDLNHAIERFIK, from the coding sequence ATGGAAGAAGACAAGACATATCATACCCATGTATCGGAGGACGGAACAGAGTATACCCATAGTCACCATGGACATACCCATACCCATAAAAATACGAAGGTAGTTGAGAACCGCTTATCCCGTGCCATCGGTCATCTGGAGTCAGTCAAGCGGATGGTAAGTGAGGGAAGGGACTGCAGTGAGGTTCTTATCCAGCTATCAGCGGTCATATCAGCACTTAATAATACGGGGAAGGTTATTTTAAAGGATCATATTGAAAATTGTATTGTGGATGCGGTGGAATCCGGGGACAAAAAAGCGATTGACGATTTAAATCATGCCATTGAGCGTTTTATAAAATAA
- a CDS encoding ABC transporter substrate-binding protein, translating into MMKKTMAVIMAAVFMAASLTGCNTGNLAGTDTTGQAPDKKIIRVSESFALQTLNPHLDYQGWYTSIYGVTETLFYMDDQSTLTPLLAESAKADGTLWTITLKEHTSFSNGDPVTPDMVIRNLKAAGEINTRFADFKDYTYAVVNQKTFTIDTKKVYPMLLNDLASPELAITDLDHSGDMKSELVATGPFVVSSFEPGGTIEVARNEQYWNGRAKLDGAVFYYMPEAGTSMMAMQNGELDAYTSVTSDAAEQYRKEPEKYKLTTIPATRLQFYILNENRQNEAVRKAINLTVDAKTIEGYLNGTVSETVGPFSPTAPYGKVTKAKPDVTAAKALLEADGYTLNSDGYYEKDGKVLSIKLAYYAARSLDTLAALMQEQLKEAGIMAVLTCEEDPDGTYIATGDFDIGLFCMIADKAGDPYYFISCTLKDGAPYNCGGFQNEQVQSEILKLETEADTKERARLADQIIQTAIDENAFGYVALFNKITVTRNGVSGVAENNPFDFYFLNADTDMD; encoded by the coding sequence ATGATGAAAAAAACTATGGCTGTCATTATGGCAGCTGTCTTTATGGCTGCTTCGCTGACCGGCTGCAACACCGGCAATTTAGCTGGGACTGACACCACAGGACAAGCACCTGATAAGAAAATAATACGGGTATCGGAATCTTTTGCCCTTCAGACCTTAAATCCCCACCTGGATTACCAGGGCTGGTATACTTCGATTTACGGTGTAACGGAGACTTTGTTCTATATGGATGACCAGTCGACCCTGACGCCTCTTCTTGCAGAGAGTGCCAAGGCAGACGGTACCCTATGGACAATTACGCTTAAGGAACATACCAGCTTTTCCAACGGGGATCCGGTGACGCCGGATATGGTAATACGTAATTTAAAAGCAGCTGGGGAAATCAACACCAGATTTGCTGATTTTAAAGACTATACGTATGCGGTTGTGAATCAAAAGACCTTTACCATTGATACAAAAAAGGTATATCCAATGCTTCTTAACGATTTAGCAAGTCCTGAACTGGCAATTACGGACCTTGACCATAGCGGCGATATGAAGTCTGAACTAGTGGCAACAGGCCCGTTTGTGGTATCCTCCTTTGAACCAGGCGGCACCATAGAGGTTGCAAGAAATGAACAGTATTGGAACGGAAGGGCAAAGCTTGACGGTGCTGTATTTTATTACATGCCAGAGGCAGGCACTTCCATGATGGCGATGCAGAATGGGGAACTGGACGCTTATACCAGCGTAACCTCCGATGCGGCGGAGCAGTACCGAAAAGAACCGGAAAAATATAAGCTGACCACAATACCAGCCACCAGACTTCAGTTTTACATATTGAATGAAAACCGGCAGAACGAGGCAGTTCGTAAAGCAATTAATTTAACTGTAGATGCAAAAACAATCGAAGGGTATTTAAATGGTACTGTTTCTGAAACCGTCGGTCCTTTTAGCCCGACGGCGCCTTATGGAAAAGTGACCAAGGCAAAGCCGGACGTAACTGCTGCCAAAGCTTTGTTAGAAGCGGACGGATACACCTTAAATTCCGATGGCTATTATGAAAAGGATGGAAAGGTATTGTCCATTAAACTGGCTTATTATGCCGCAAGGAGTCTGGACACTCTGGCGGCCCTTATGCAGGAGCAGCTAAAAGAAGCAGGAATTATGGCGGTGCTCACCTGCGAGGAGGACCCGGATGGAACTTATATCGCCACCGGAGATTTTGATATTGGTTTGTTCTGTATGATTGCAGATAAGGCAGGAGATCCCTATTATTTCATCAGCTGTACCTTAAAAGACGGGGCGCCATATAACTGTGGCGGCTTTCAGAATGAACAGGTCCAATCAGAGATTTTAAAGCTGGAAACAGAAGCTGATACAAAAGAACGGGCAAGACTGGCAGACCAGATTATCCAGACGGCCATAGACGAGAATGCTTTTGGATACGTGGCATTGTTTAATAAGATTACAGTCACCAGAAACGGAGTCAGTGGAGTTGCAGAGAACAATCCCTTTGATTTCTACTTCCTGAATGCAGATACGGACATGGATTAG
- the nikB gene encoding nickel ABC transporter permease, with product MKKYIAGRFLQLIPVLLGITFLTFALLSLTPGDPAQKKLSAQGVAVSKEILEETRREMGLDRPWGLRYFNWLSDLIHGDMGNSYKDGTSVAKKLIKAMKYTGILSFSAFLSALVISIPLGVYCGVKKNGALDRVMKWFCLAGNAVPGFLLAVLLMYFFCLRIQAFPVIAKGSVKGLFLPTLTLALPLSCRLIRQVRSSVLNQIGMEYIDGAKARGVLKPYILIFHILQNAMISILTVAGLSFGTLLGGSVVIETIFMWPGMGKLVMDAITARDYPVVQGFVMVMAVIYVVINLIVDICYHLLDPRLEEL from the coding sequence ATGAAAAAATATATAGCAGGGAGATTTCTACAGCTGATTCCGGTTTTACTTGGCATCACCTTTCTGACCTTTGCTCTCCTTTCCCTGACTCCTGGTGATCCGGCTCAGAAAAAGCTGAGTGCCCAGGGGGTGGCCGTCTCAAAAGAGATCCTTGAAGAAACGAGAAGGGAAATGGGGCTTGACCGCCCGTGGGGGCTGCGTTATTTCAACTGGCTTTCCGATCTCATTCATGGGGATATGGGGAATTCCTATAAAGATGGGACATCGGTTGCAAAAAAGCTTATAAAGGCCATGAAATACACCGGCATTCTCTCTTTTAGTGCCTTTCTTTCGGCCCTGGTGATTTCCATACCACTTGGAGTTTACTGCGGAGTAAAAAAGAATGGGGCTTTAGACCGGGTGATGAAGTGGTTCTGCCTGGCAGGCAATGCTGTTCCTGGGTTTTTATTAGCCGTGCTGCTTATGTACTTTTTTTGCCTCCGCATCCAGGCATTTCCCGTAATTGCAAAGGGCAGTGTCAAAGGACTTTTTCTTCCCACGCTGACTCTGGCCCTTCCTCTGTCTTGCCGGCTGATCCGGCAAGTAAGATCATCTGTGCTGAATCAGATAGGAATGGAGTATATTGATGGGGCTAAGGCCAGAGGTGTATTAAAGCCATATATTCTTATCTTCCATATCCTTCAAAATGCCATGATCTCAATACTCACCGTTGCAGGTCTGTCCTTTGGAACACTCCTTGGCGGAAGTGTGGTGATTGAGACTATTTTCATGTGGCCTGGAATGGGGAAACTGGTGATGGATGCCATCACAGCAAGAGACTATCCGGTTGTACAGGGATTTGTCATGGTTATGGCGGTGATTTATGTGGTCATCAATTTGATTGTTGATATTTGCTATCATCTATTGGATCCCAGACTGGAGGAGTTATAG
- a CDS encoding ABC transporter permease, which produces MIRLKSIENRSYIKRNVILLLLLILMIVVISLLAPHLVPNDPYETNALYRKGAPNLKYFFGTDKLGRCIFSRVIMGTRTSIVSALLVVAASLTTGTVLGVLAGYYGGFLDRVVTGICDIFLAFPQMILAIGVAGLMGGTMTNAILALALTGWTTYARLSRGLVMALKNEAYISAARLSGSTGLEIMVEHILPGIAGELLVNASLQISSVMIGFAGLSYLGLGVLVPEAEWGSMISEAVGYMQQAPWAVMAPGAALFITVLLFQLLGDSLRDYFGVGRGAYE; this is translated from the coding sequence ATGATTAGATTAAAAAGTATAGAGAATAGAAGTTATATAAAAAGAAACGTGATTCTGCTTCTGTTATTGATTTTAATGATTGTAGTCATTAGTCTTTTGGCGCCCCATTTAGTGCCCAATGATCCCTATGAGACCAATGCCCTATACCGAAAGGGAGCCCCGAATCTTAAGTATTTCTTCGGGACAGATAAGCTGGGCCGCTGTATTTTTTCCAGAGTTATCATGGGGACAAGGACTTCCATTGTATCCGCTCTTTTGGTTGTGGCAGCTTCTCTTACAACAGGCACAGTTCTCGGTGTACTGGCAGGTTATTACGGAGGATTCTTAGACCGGGTGGTTACTGGAATCTGCGACATCTTCCTTGCATTTCCCCAGATGATATTGGCCATAGGGGTTGCAGGTCTTATGGGCGGAACCATGACAAATGCTATCCTTGCCCTCGCCTTAACTGGCTGGACCACCTATGCAAGGCTTTCCAGAGGACTTGTGATGGCACTTAAAAATGAGGCATATATCAGTGCTGCCAGATTAAGCGGAAGCACTGGCTTGGAAATCATGGTGGAACACATTCTGCCAGGAATTGCAGGAGAGCTGCTCGTCAATGCCTCCCTTCAGATTTCATCGGTAATGATTGGCTTTGCTGGCTTATCTTATCTTGGTCTTGGAGTTTTAGTACCAGAAGCAGAATGGGGGTCCATGATCAGCGAGGCTGTCGGCTATATGCAGCAGGCACCCTGGGCTGTAATGGCACCTGGAGCCGCTCTTTTTATCACGGTGTTATTGTTTCAGCTGCTTGGAGATTCCCTTAGGGATTATTTTGGAGTGGGGAGAGGCGCATATGAGTGA
- a CDS encoding ABC transporter ATP-binding protein: MSETVLSIKNLSVNYGNQPILQDVSFEVNRGEIIGIVGESGCGKSTLLRALFPKKPVNLNVSADRILFEDLDMLAGEKKQIEMLCGRGLGMIFQNPKASFNPIRTYRSQFIETLKSHGMYQKDTFEPLVLRTFESMNLWGARELLDSCPYEMSGGMNQRIAIALSILLKPRLLLADEPTSALDGESQEHVMKELLGVRSHTNTSILLVTHNIGLLAGIADKVGVIYEGKLAEWGPVSKVLKAPEHPYTKALLEAVPKVRTAGHIIKERSSESILKLQEVSKEYKRRKIPFLALSQIGLEVKAGEILGVVGESGSGKSTLLSMIAGLCSPTDGSVIFKNKIMKKRRDRADFGKLQMVFQNASESFDPRYTIGQTIGKAIKNLCDVKDKEDRDKRIHTLMKRVGLSPELADRYPFELSGGQCQRAAIARAISVGPELLLCDEITSALDVSTQNGIIELLKGLIKETGMAVIFVSHDLVLVSSFCDTIMVLCKGECVEAAAAGDLIKNPSQDYTKKLLRTARMDGGILIGTD, from the coding sequence ATGAGTGAAACAGTTCTGTCCATAAAAAATCTGTCTGTAAATTATGGAAACCAGCCCATTTTACAGGATGTATCATTTGAGGTAAACAGAGGAGAGATCATAGGAATCGTGGGAGAGAGCGGGTGTGGGAAAAGCACCCTGTTACGAGCGCTGTTTCCTAAGAAACCTGTTAATCTAAACGTATCTGCGGATCGTATCTTATTTGAAGATCTGGATATGCTGGCCGGAGAAAAGAAGCAGATTGAGATGTTATGCGGAAGAGGGCTGGGCATGATCTTTCAAAATCCCAAAGCCTCATTTAATCCCATTCGAACCTACAGAAGCCAGTTCATAGAAACCTTAAAAAGCCATGGGATGTATCAAAAGGATACGTTTGAGCCACTTGTTCTTCGCACGTTTGAAAGCATGAACTTATGGGGAGCAAGAGAGCTTTTAGACAGCTGCCCTTACGAGATGAGCGGCGGTATGAATCAGAGAATTGCCATTGCACTCTCCATTTTGTTAAAACCTCGTCTCCTTCTGGCCGATGAGCCTACCAGTGCCCTTGATGGGGAATCACAGGAACATGTAATGAAAGAACTTTTAGGAGTACGGTCCCATACAAATACCTCTATCCTTTTAGTGACCCACAATATAGGCCTACTGGCAGGAATTGCAGATAAGGTAGGGGTCATATATGAGGGAAAGCTGGCGGAATGGGGACCTGTTTCTAAGGTACTGAAAGCGCCGGAGCATCCTTATACAAAAGCCTTGTTGGAGGCAGTACCAAAAGTAAGAACGGCTGGTCACATCATAAAAGAGAGAAGCTCTGAAAGTATATTAAAGCTTCAGGAAGTGAGCAAAGAGTATAAGAGAAGGAAAATACCATTTTTAGCCCTGTCCCAGATTGGGTTAGAAGTAAAGGCAGGAGAAATACTTGGCGTAGTAGGAGAAAGCGGAAGCGGAAAGAGCACCTTACTCAGCATGATTGCAGGCCTTTGCTCCCCTACGGACGGATCGGTGATTTTTAAAAATAAGATCATGAAGAAGCGGAGAGATAGAGCGGATTTTGGCAAGCTGCAGATGGTGTTCCAAAATGCATCTGAATCCTTTGACCCAAGATATACCATTGGCCAGACCATTGGAAAAGCCATAAAAAACTTATGCGACGTAAAAGACAAAGAGGATAGGGACAAAAGAATCCATACACTCATGAAGAGGGTAGGGTTATCCCCGGAGCTTGCTGACCGGTATCCCTTTGAGCTTAGCGGAGGCCAATGCCAGAGAGCTGCCATTGCAAGAGCGATTTCTGTTGGCCCGGAGCTGCTTTTGTGTGATGAAATTACAAGTGCCCTGGATGTATCCACACAAAATGGAATCATTGAATTATTAAAAGGGCTTATAAAGGAAACTGGAATGGCAGTCATTTTCGTTTCCCACGATCTTGTGCTGGTAAGCAGCTTTTGTGATACCATCATGGTGCTTTGCAAGGGAGAGTGCGTAGAGGCTGCGGCGGCTGGAGATTTAATAAAAAATCCAAGTCAGGATTATACTAAAAAATTACTGAGAACTGCAAGAATGGATGGGGGCATTTTAATTGGAACAGATTGA
- a CDS encoding class I SAM-dependent methyltransferase — translation MEQIEERVKKYWTRRAHDFSAVRRMELEDEISKRWLTEIRTYLPDKAPLRILDVGTGAGYFAVLLSMEGHEVCGIDLTPAMIDEAKSLAEDLKRSISFQVMDAQNLEFPDESFDVVIARNLTWTLPDPKKAYGEWLRVLKKGGLLLNFDADYGQEVLNLDPGEEEKEYVGSGSHMGVTRELLLESNQITKSMEISQSKRPDWDLKVLIETGYINCRCDRNAGFRILREKNGEKAPTFLLAAEKAGE, via the coding sequence TTGGAACAGATTGAAGAACGGGTTAAAAAGTATTGGACCAGACGGGCCCATGATTTTTCGGCTGTACGAAGAATGGAACTGGAAGATGAAATCAGTAAGCGATGGCTGACAGAAATCAGAACATATTTACCGGATAAAGCTCCCCTTAGAATATTGGATGTTGGGACTGGGGCCGGATATTTTGCGGTACTTCTTTCCATGGAAGGGCATGAAGTATGTGGAATTGATCTTACTCCTGCCATGATTGATGAGGCAAAAAGTCTGGCAGAGGATTTGAAACGTTCCATAAGCTTTCAGGTGATGGATGCCCAGAACCTGGAGTTTCCGGATGAGTCCTTTGATGTGGTCATTGCCAGGAATTTGACCTGGACCTTACCAGATCCTAAAAAAGCATACGGAGAGTGGCTGAGAGTTCTGAAAAAAGGCGGGCTTTTGTTAAACTTTGATGCCGATTATGGACAAGAGGTCTTAAACCTGGATCCTGGGGAGGAAGAAAAGGAATATGTCGGCTCCGGCAGCCATATGGGCGTGACCAGGGAACTTCTTTTAGAATCAAACCAGATTACAAAGTCTATGGAAATCAGCCAAAGCAAAAGACCGGATTGGGACCTAAAGGTACTAATAGAGACTGGATATATAAATTGCAGGTGCGATAGGAATGCCGGATTCAGGATTCTCAGGGAGAAGAATGGGGAGAAAGCACCTACTTTTCTATTAGCAGCAGAAAAAGCGGGGGAATGA
- a CDS encoding class I SAM-dependent methyltransferase, translated as MLLEENKKYWTSRTMGYSQVNEKELSSSQKEKWLDVITHYLPGDRKNIKVLDMGTGPGFFAIILAEAGFQVTAVDCTESMLNRAKINAGELKDRITWVLSDAENTDLESEAYDAVVSRNVTWNLKEPEKAYREWLRVLKKGGVLLNFDANWYQYLFDDEKRKGYETDRKRVKELCVEDHYTCTDIDAMESIAKKLPLSSRCRPQWDLEILNSFAVSKVKSDPDVWKQVWSEEEKINYNSTPMFSIYAIK; from the coding sequence ATGTTGTTGGAAGAAAATAAAAAATACTGGACCAGCCGCACCATGGGGTATTCCCAGGTAAATGAAAAGGAGCTCTCTTCCAGCCAGAAGGAAAAATGGCTGGACGTCATCACCCATTATTTGCCTGGAGACAGAAAAAACATAAAAGTGCTTGATATGGGCACCGGGCCAGGCTTTTTTGCCATCATATTAGCAGAGGCCGGTTTTCAAGTGACTGCTGTGGATTGTACAGAATCTATGCTTAATCGGGCTAAAATAAATGCAGGAGAATTAAAGGATCGGATTACCTGGGTGCTTTCTGATGCAGAAAATACAGACCTTGAATCAGAGGCATATGATGCAGTTGTCAGCAGAAATGTGACTTGGAATTTAAAAGAACCAGAGAAGGCTTATAGAGAATGGCTGAGGGTCTTAAAAAAGGGCGGAGTTCTTTTAAACTTTGATGCGAACTGGTATCAGTATTTATTCGATGATGAAAAAAGAAAAGGCTATGAAACGGACAGAAAGCGAGTCAAAGAGCTGTGTGTGGAGGATCATTACACATGCACAGATATCGATGCCATGGAGTCAATTGCCAAAAAGCTGCCCTTAAGCAGCAGGTGCAGACCCCAGTGGGATCTTGAGATACTAAACAGCTTTGCCGTATCAAAGGTAAAATCAGACCCTGATGTGTGGAAACAGGTGTGGTCGGAAGAAGAAAAAATCAATTATAACTCCACACCCATGTTTTCCATTTATGCAATAAAATAA
- a CDS encoding tRNA threonylcarbamoyladenosine dehydratase, whose product MLNQFSRTQLLLGEGAMGQLMEAKVAVFGIGGVGGYVVEALVRSGVRSFVLVDDDKVCLTNLNRQIIATRKTVGKYKVEVMRDRILEINPDAQVEMHQCFFLPENAADFNFKEYDYVVDAVDTVTAKLELIMKAKEAGVPVISCMGAGNKLDPTSFLVADIYKTTMCPLAKVMRRELKKRGVKKLKVVYSKEKPTRPIEDMSISCRTNCICPPGAKHKCTDRRDIPGSVAFVPSVAGLIIAGEVIKDLARMADDSTRRNKDA is encoded by the coding sequence TTGTTGAATCAGTTTTCAAGAACCCAGCTTCTCCTTGGCGAAGGAGCCATGGGTCAATTGATGGAAGCAAAAGTTGCTGTTTTTGGTATTGGCGGAGTGGGCGGTTACGTCGTGGAAGCTTTAGTTCGAAGCGGAGTCCGTTCCTTTGTGCTGGTAGATGATGATAAGGTATGTCTGACCAATTTAAACAGACAGATCATTGCCACAAGAAAAACAGTGGGTAAATATAAAGTTGAGGTTATGAGAGACCGAATTCTGGAAATTAATCCAGATGCTCAGGTTGAGATGCATCAGTGCTTCTTTCTGCCGGAAAATGCGGCAGATTTTAATTTTAAAGAATATGATTACGTTGTAGATGCCGTGGATACAGTCACCGCCAAGCTTGAGCTGATTATGAAGGCCAAAGAAGCCGGAGTTCCGGTCATCAGCTGTATGGGAGCAGGAAACAAGCTGGACCCTACCAGCTTTTTAGTGGCTGACATATATAAGACAACCATGTGTCCCTTAGCGAAGGTCATGAGAAGAGAGCTGAAAAAAAGAGGGGTCAAAAAATTAAAGGTGGTTTATTCCAAAGAGAAACCCACAAGACCCATTGAGGATATGTCCATCAGCTGCCGGACAAACTGTATCTGCCCTCCGGGAGCCAAGCATAAATGCACGGACCGCAGGGATATTCCAGGCAGTGTTGCCTTTGTTCCTTCCGTGGCAGGTCTGATTATTGCTGGAGAAGTGATAAAGGATCTGGCTAGGATGGCAGATGATTCCACGAGGAGGAATAAAGATGCCTGA
- a CDS encoding ATP-binding protein has product MPDLSLSLDQMKELDENECLLIDVRDQTAYNHGFIPGAIQVDLEKILEGEYVPPAGKKVILYCLKGVISVEAAEYLTQKGFEAYNLEGGYGTWLISSMEKEKEEDSAVRLDEIERSLRKKFHKNIFSRFAKAINEYQLVKEHDKIAVCISGGKDSMLMAKLFQEIRRHNKFPFELVFLVMDPGYNGMNREVIENNAKLLNIPITVFETQIFDAVYDVEKSPCYLCARMRRGYLYSKAKELGCNKIALGHHYDDVIETILMGMMYGGQIQTMMPKLHSTNFEGMELIRPMYLIREDDIKAWRDYNGLHFIQCACRFTDTCTTCRTDGNTGSKRVEIKDLIKELKKVNPYIEGNIFKSVENVNLNTIIAYKENGTVHHFLDEYDENK; this is encoded by the coding sequence ATGCCTGATTTAAGCCTGTCATTGGACCAGATGAAAGAACTTGATGAGAACGAATGCCTGCTTATCGATGTCAGGGACCAGACCGCATACAATCACGGTTTTATTCCAGGAGCCATTCAGGTGGATCTGGAAAAAATCTTAGAGGGTGAGTACGTTCCTCCTGCTGGTAAAAAAGTGATTTTATACTGCTTAAAAGGCGTTATCAGTGTGGAGGCAGCAGAATATCTGACTCAAAAAGGCTTTGAAGCCTATAACTTAGAGGGCGGCTATGGAACATGGCTTATTAGCTCTATGGAGAAGGAAAAAGAAGAGGATAGCGCTGTCCGTCTGGACGAAATTGAACGAAGCCTGCGAAAGAAATTTCACAAGAACATATTCAGCCGGTTTGCTAAGGCCATTAATGAATATCAGCTGGTAAAGGAACATGACAAGATAGCAGTCTGCATCTCCGGCGGCAAGGATTCCATGTTAATGGCGAAGCTGTTTCAGGAGATAAGGCGCCATAATAAATTTCCCTTTGAGCTTGTATTCCTTGTTATGGACCCTGGATATAACGGGATGAACCGGGAAGTCATAGAGAACAATGCAAAGCTTCTTAACATCCCAATCACCGTGTTTGAGACCCAGATCTTTGATGCCGTTTACGATGTGGAAAAATCCCCCTGCTATCTCTGTGCCAGAATGAGAAGGGGATATCTGTACAGCAAAGCCAAGGAGCTGGGCTGTAATAAGATCGCATTAGGCCATCATTATGATGACGTCATCGAGACCATACTTATGGGTATGATGTACGGCGGCCAGATTCAGACCATGATGCCGAAGCTTCACAGCACGAATTTTGAAGGAATGGAACTCATCCGTCCCATGTATCTGATTCGGGAAGATGATATTAAGGCGTGGAGAGATTATAATGGTCTTCATTTTATCCAGTGTGCCTGCCGGTTTACTGATACCTGTACTACCTGCAGAACCGATGGGAACACAGGATCCAAAAGAGTGGAAATTAAGGATTTAATTAAAGAACTTAAAAAAGTAAATCCTTATATCGAAGGCAATATTTTTAAAAGTGTGGAAAACGTGAATTTAAATACCATAATTGCTTATAAGGAAAATGGGACTGTCCATCATTTTCTTGATGAATATGATGAAAACAAGTAA